A genomic window from Coregonus clupeaformis isolate EN_2021a unplaced genomic scaffold, ASM2061545v1 scaf0169, whole genome shotgun sequence includes:
- the LOC121551248 gene encoding zinc finger protein 135 — MDSEISPADNAGLPLLSLRLLVPPLQLMSASIWQVVQQRDVMNYAMLAEFVSLVTEMVPELLIYRHRAQLILGLRARHILELCRGEHPVEPQVILTHLYMIQPLTPYSNDVSDTEVESSETHFLELVQTLLKDPDEREYFFTEIFPVEYGQQYDIELQTLLWEFLSRLVQLLPTPDLAQTMAWLGTAPSVLDDCAHVVSHPADLKSLLQHHKRCGHLEQHVPPCAMGDCILSSLSIPPHSRTVISTEQTTCDNQSEPSQEFVEDTSPVLSVDDLQVEIVTLTGYAEVELGLCQEEVEEVRNGNDDEGQTMEDKEEETSAEEVEEEERVMEDHGEGGLESDSHLDEAEDDPASSQHQTSSGPHICSVCEKSFKFASALIAHQVIHTGERPYVCHLCGRCFSFRQSLDRHKQTHKDGRVYDCLICGETFQSLSARTEHKKSHMEQGAYQCSQCHRKFSWASAMVRHLKAHTEGAGVKTQELTKSLKSEKEDIGIEEIVREVAVETPEDGGKSPHNPQEGEGHNQQEGDGQSSQSTSSEPAVLVPGLLDKVVTLVKVRTSGRKTRPTLKVQMVNLQKLKGKVATPKRRTGGSLMNPQGFTPLPFKSEEHSYGSPVVSTKEGDTGWCAFSCPECSFVHSDEASVQQHIETDHSGEVQEDSQSAPHLTGQAGHYDCPDCNSSYKFQSLLKYHRRVHTGERPYVCPQCGRRFSFKQSLERHKQTHKDGCKHDCLICGQNFKSLSAYTEHRKNHMENGVYRCSECDRRFSWKSALVRHLRTHTANATEAELSYKCTRCDLGFSSSTYLNRHLLTHQEERLHVCSCGKTFAYKAALTAHQRTHLKERPHQCKQCGKGFLYKGGLLSHMKIHSEEMPFMCSFCGKSFKRERNMKKHERCHTRENVFSCSQCDKTFVYKATLTRHELTHSGERPFLCADCGKGFFSHAELLKHERFHTGHKPFQCSHCGKQFTQSCYLTIHLRYHTGVRPYSCTHCDKSFLSANRLKRHLRTHTGEKPYLCSECGKGFKQSYHLKVHQQTHATKIC; from the exons ATGGACTCGGAAATTTCGCCAGCGGACAATGCAG gtctccctctcctctccctccgccTCTTGGTTCCACCCCTTCAGCTTATGTCAGCATCCATATGGCAGGTGGTGCAACAGCGAGATGTCATGAATTATGCAATGCTGGCAGAGTTTGTCTCCCTGGTGACTGAGATGGTCCCTGAGCTGCTGATCTATAGGCACAGGGCCCAACTTATTTTGGGATTGCGCGCAAGG CACATTCTGGAGTTGTGTCGCGGTGAGCATCCAGTAGAACCTCAGGTCATCTTAACCCACCTGTACATGATTCAACCACTTACCCCCTACAGTAATGAT GTAAGTGACACAGAGGTGGAGTCATCAGAGACTCATTTTCTGGAGCTGGTCCAGACCCTGCTTAAAGACCCTGATGAGAGAGAGTATTTTTTCACA GAGATATTCCCAGTGGAGTATGGACAACAATATGACATCGAGCTGCAGACTCTACTGTGGGAGTTCCTGTCCAGATTGGTCCAGCTGTTACCAACTCCTGACCTTGCACAG ACAATGGCATGGCTCGGTACTGCCCCCTCAGTCTTGGATGATTGTGCCCATGTTGTATCTCATCCAGCGGATCTGAAGAGTCTGCTCCAGCACCATAAACGTTGTGGACATTTGGAGCAACATG TACCCCCCTGCGCCATGGGCGACTgcatcctgtcctctctctccatccctccccacaGTAGAACAGTGATcagcactgagcagaccacctgTGACAACCAGTCAGAACCCTCGCAGGAGTTTGTGGAAGACACTAGCCCAGTGCTTTCGGTGGATGACCTCCAGGTGGAAATTGTAACTCTGACCGGTTACGCAGAGGTTGAATTGGGTTTGTgtcaggaggaggtggaggaggtgaggaATGGGAACGATGATGAAGGGCAGACCATGGAGGACAAGGAAGAAGAAACGTCCGCTGAAgaagtggaggaagaggagagggtgatggAGGACCATGGTGAGGGGGGCTTGGAGAGCGACTCGCATCTAGACGAAGCCGAGGATGACCCAGCATCCTCCCAACACCAAACATCCTCTGGGCCCCACATCTGCTCAGTCTGTGAGAAGAGCTTCAAGTTTGCCTCTGCACTAATAGCCCATCAGGTCATCCATACAGGAGAGCGCCCATATGTGTGCCATCTGTGTGGTCGGTGTTTCTCCTTCAGGCAGTCTCTGGACAGGCACAAACAGACGCATAAGGACGGGCGCGTTTACGACTGCTTGATCTGTGGGGAGACCTTTCAGTCCTTGTCAGCCCGCACAGAGCACAAGAAGAGTCATATGGAGCAAGGTGCTTACCAGTGCTCACAGTGCCACAGGAAGTTCAGCTGGGCGTCGGCCATGGTGAGACACCTGAAGGCTCATACAGAGGGCGCTGGGGTCAAAACCCAGGAACTTACAAAAAGCCTAAAGTCGGAGAAAGAGGATATAGGGATTGAAGAGATTGTAAGAGAGGTGGCTGTTGAAACCCCTGAGGATGGAGGGAAATCCCCTCACAATCCACAGGAAGGAGAGGGTCACAATCAACAGGAAGGAGATGGTCAGTCTAGTCAATCCACTTCATCTGAGCCTGCTGTGTTGGTGCCTGGACTTCTGGACAAGGTCGTAACACTTGTCAAGGTCCGTACCAGTGGTAGGAAAACGAGACCGACCTTGAAGGTGCAGATGGTGAACCTGCAGAAGCTCAAGGGAAAGGTTGCCACCCCAAAGAGGAGGACGGGTGGAAGCTTGATGAACCCCCAGGGTTTCACACCATTGCCTTTTAAGAG TGAGGAACACTCCTATGGCTCACCAGTGGTCTCAACAAAGGAAGGAGATACAG GATGGTGTGCGTTCTCATGTCCTGAATGCTCATTCGTCCACTCAGATGAGGCGTCCGTCCAGCAGCACATTGAGACGGACCACTCGGGGGAAGTGCAGGAAGACTCTCAGTCCGCTCCGCACCTAACAGGCCAAGCTGGACACTATGATTGCCCAGACTGTAACAGCAGCTACAAGTTTCAGTCCTTACTGAAATACCATCGGCGCGTCCACACCGGCGAGCGCCCATACGTGTGCCCTCAGTGCGGACGGCGCTTCTCCTTCAAGCAGTCACTGGAGaggcacaaacagacacacaaggATGGGTGTAAGCATGACTGTCTGATCTGTGGGCAGAACTTCAAGTCCTTGTCAGCATACACAGAGCACAGGAAGAACCACATGGAGAACGGTGTGTATCGGTGTTCTGAATGCGACAGGAGGTTCTCCTGGAAGTCTGCACTAGTGAGACACCTCCGGACTCACACGGCGAACGCCACCGAGGCTGAGCTGTCTTACAAATGCACCAGGTGTGACTTGGGATTCAGCAGTAGTACGTACCTTAACAGGCACCTGCTCACACACCAAGAGGAGAGGTTGCACGTCTGCAGCTGTGGCAAGACCTTTGCCTACAAGGCTGCTCTGACCGCGCACCAGCGCACCCACCTGAAAGAGAGGCCACACCAGTGCAAGCAGTGTGGGAAGGGTTTCCTCTACAAGGGAGGGCTGTTGAGTCACATGAAGATCCACTCCGAAGAAATGCCTTTCATGTGCTCATTCTGCGGGAAGAGCTTCAAGAGGGAGAGGAACATGAAGAAACACGAGCGCTGCCACACCAGGGAGAACGTGTTCAGCTGCTCCCAGTGCGATAAGACCTTTGTGTACAAGGCCACACTGACCAGACACGAGCTAACCCACTCGGGGGAGAGACCGTTCCTGTGCGCCGACTGTGGCAAAGGGTTCTTCTCCCACGCGGAGCTTCTGAAGCATGAGCGCTTCCACACAGGCCACAAGCCTTTCCAGTGCTCTCACTGTGGGAAGCAATTCACCCAGTCCTGCTACCTGACCATTCACCTGCGCTACCACACAGGGGTACGGCCTTACTCCTGCACCCATTGTGACAAGAGCTTTCTCAGCGCCAACCGTCTAAAGAGACACCTGAGAacccacacaggagagaaaccctaCCTGTGTTCAGAGTGTGGGAAAGGGTTCAAACAGTCATATCACCTCAAGGTGCACCAGCAGACTCATGCCACTAAGATTTGCTGA
- the LOC121551290 gene encoding DNA-(apurinic or apyrimidinic site) endonuclease, with protein sequence MSKRAKKNEEAGDDEENGTAQAAKKGKKVKEPEAPILYSDPPDKMTSKDGHAANMKITSWNVDGLRAWVKKKGLDWVRDEAPDVLCLQETKCAEKSLPDDITSMPEFPHKYWAGSDEKEGYSGVAMLCKTEPLKVTYGIGKEEHDKEGRVITAEFPTFFLVTAYVPNSGRGLVRLDYRKTWDVDFKAYLSDLDKRKPLVLCGDLNVAHEEIDLKNSKGNKKNAGFTAEEREGFSQLLAAGFTDSFRKLYPEQANAYTFWTYMMNSRSKNVGWRLDYFVLSSALLPGLCDSKIRNQAMGSDHCPITLHVVV encoded by the exons ATGTCGAAAAGAgcgaagaaaaatgaggaggctggAGATGACGAAGAGAACGGAACAG CTCAGGCTGCCAAGAAAGGAAAGAAGGTAAAGGAACCAGAGGCCCCCATTCTGTACAGTGACCCTCCTGATAAGATGACCAGCAAAGATGGTCATGCTGCTAACATGAAAATCACCTCCTGGAATGTGGATGGGCTCAGAGCTTGGGTCAAGAAGAAGGGCCTTGAT TGGGTGCGCGACGAGGCCCCAGATGTGCTGTGCCTGCAGGAGACGAAGTGCGCTGAGAAATCCCTTCCTGATGATATTACCTCCATGCCCGAGTTCCCCCACAAGTACTGGGCTGGCTCCGATGAGAAGGAGGGCTATAGCGGGGTGGCTATGCTGTGCAAGACTGAGCCCCTCAAAGTTACCTATGGCATTG GTAAAGAGGAGCATGACAAGGAGGGCCGTGTTATCACTGCTGAGTTCCCCACCTTCTTCCTGGTCACCGCCTACGTCCCCAACTCTGGCCGAGGCCTGGTGCGCCTGGACTATCGCAAGACCTGGGACGTGGACTTCAAGGCCTACCTGAGCGACCTGGACAAGCGCAAGCCCCTGGTGCTGTGTGGCGATCTGAACGTGGCCCATGAGGAGATCGACCTGAAGAACTCCAAAGGCAACAAAAAAAACGCAGGCTTCACAGCAGAGGAGCGCGAGGGGTTCAGCCAGCTGTTGGCCGCAGGCTTCACTGACAGCTTCCGCAAGCTGTACCCCGAGCAGGCCAATGCATACACCTTCTGGACCTACATGATGAACTCTCGGTCTAAGAACGTGGGCTGGCGGCTGGACTACTTTGTGCTGTCCTCTGCTCTACTGCCAGGCCTTTGTGATAGCAAGATCCGCAACCAAGCTATGGGCAGTGACCACTGCCCCATCACTCTACATGTGGTTGTGTAG